The following coding sequences lie in one Glycine soja cultivar W05 chromosome 16, ASM419377v2, whole genome shotgun sequence genomic window:
- the LOC114390457 gene encoding proline-rich receptor-like protein kinase PERK4 yields MSSPHNSAPHNSTPDNSSPDDATPDNSIPDNSTPDDATPDNSIPDNFTPDNSTPDNSTPDNSNGSHKSSSMSPPSMERHNTPTSGKDSPNKSLNAKSSGSNNDSGDKAAMGAGIGVGFVLLVLVIVCFIWRCKKKKRKQKYYYPDPSQGKASNYYNSGQHPLPSWQAGSGPHGGDHVMRVQQQQGMGMGMGMGMGMGMGPHSGGWGAPPHPMMSSGEMSSNYSLGMSSSSPGLSLALNANGGTFTYEELAAATKGFANENIIGQGGFGYVHKGILPNGKEVAVKSLKAGSGQGEREFQAEIEIISRVHHRHLVSLVGYCICGGQRMLVYEFVPNSTLEHHLHGKGMPTMDWPTRMRIALGSAKGLAYLHEDCSPRIIHRDIKASNVLLDQSFEAKVSDFGLAKLTNDTNTHVSTRVMGTFGYLAPEYASSGKLTEKSDVFSFGVMLLELITGKRPVDLTNAMDESLVDWARPLLNKGLEDGNFRELVDPFLEGKYNPQEMTRMAACAAASIRHSAKKRSKMSQIVRALEGEASLEDLKDGMKLKGSGNGNSSAYPSSYGSSEYDTMQYNADMIKFRQAIMSSQEFNDSSELSSKEMSYH; encoded by the exons ATGTCTTCCCCTCATAACTCTGCTCCCCATAATTCCACTCCCGATAACTCCTCCCCTGATGATGCCACTCCCGATAATTCCATTCCCGATAACTCCACCCCTGATGATGCCACTCCTGATAATTCCATTCCCGACAATTTCACACCTGATAATTCTACGCCTGATAACTCCACGCCCGATAACTCCAATGGGTCACACAAAAGTTCCTCAATGTCCCCTCCTTCAATGGAGAGACACAATACTCCAACATCGGGAAAAGATTCGCCAAATAAATCATTGAATGCGAAATCATCGGGTTCAAACAATGACAGTGGTGATAAAGCAGCAATGGGAGCTGGGATTGGAGTAGGGTTTGTTCTTCTTGTGCTAGTCATTGTGTGTTTCATTTGGAGGTGCAAGAAGAAAAAACGAAAGCAAAAGTATTATTATCCAGATCCTTCTCAAGGAAAAG CGAGTAACTATTACAACAGTGGGCAACACCCTCTCCCTAGTTGGCAAGCAGGTTCAGGTCCTCATGGGGGTGACCATGTTATGAGggtacaacaacaacaaggaaTGGGAATGGGAATGGGAATGGGGATGGGTATGGGAATGGGTCCTCATAGTGGTGGCTGGGGTGCACCACCACATCCTATGATGAGCAGTGGTGAAATGAGCTCCAATTACTCATTGGGAATGAGTTCTTCCTCACCAGGCCTTTCTCTTGCACTCAACGCCAATGGTGGCACATTCACTTATGAGGAACTTGCAGCTGCCACCAAAGGTTTTGCCAATGAGAACATCATAGGACAAGGTGGCTTTGGTTATGTCCACAAGGGAATTTTGCCTAATGGAAAGGAAGTGGCTGTTAAGAGTCTTAAAGCGGGTAGTGGCCAAGGAGAGCGTGAGTTCCAAGCTGAGATTGAAATCATTAGCCGTGTTCATCATCGCCATCTTGTGTCACTTGTTGGATATTGCATTTGTGGGGGGCAAAGAATGTTGGTCTATGAATTTGTTCCCAATTCGACTTTGGAACATCACCTTCATG GAAAGGGCATGCCTACGATGGATTGGCCTACTAGAATGCGAATTGCACTTGGATCCGCTAAAGGGCTTGCCTACCTTCATGAAGATT GTAGCCCTCGCATTATCCACCGTGATATTAAAGCTTCTAATGTCCTTCTTGATCAAAGCTTCGAAGCAAAG GTCTCTGATTTTGGATTGGCTAAGTTGACCAATGATACTAATACACATGTCTCTACTCGTGTCATGGGAACATTCGG GTATCTCGCCCCAGAATACGCATCAAGTGGAAAATTGACAGAGAAATCTGACGTTTTCTCATTTGGGGTCATGCTATTGGAACTCATAACCGGGAAACGACCTGTGGATTTGACAAATGCCATGGATGAAAGTTTAGTGGATTGG GCTCGACCACTCCTGAATAAAGGGTTGGAGGATGGCAACTTTAGAGAGTTAGTGGATCCatttttggaaggcaaatacAATCCCCAAGAAATGACAAGAATGGCAGCCTGCGCTGCTGCAAGCATTCGTCATTCTGCCAAGAAACGTTCAAAAATGAGTcag ATTGTAAGAGCACTGGAAGGAGAAGCCTCATTGGAAGACTTGAAAGATGGAATGAAGCTTAAAGGGAGTGGGAATGGGAATAGCAGTGCTTACCCTTCTTCATATGGGAGCTCAGAATATGATACAATGCAATATAATGCTGATATGATAAAGTTCAGACAGGCAATAATGTCAAGCCAAGAATTTAACGACAGCAGTGAGCTTTCCAGTAAGGAGATGAGTTATCATTAG